In the genome of Rhizobium etli 8C-3, one region contains:
- the glgC gene encoding glucose-1-phosphate adenylyltransferase — translation MVEKRIQPLARDAMAYVLAGGRGSRLKELTDRRAKPAVYFGGKSRIIDFALSNALNSGIRRIGVATQYKAHSLIRHMQRGWNFFRPERNESFDILPASQRVSETQWYEGTADAVYQNIDIIEDYGVEYMVILAGDHVYKMDYEWMLQQHVDSGADVTIGCLEVPRMDAVGFGVMHVDKSDRIIDFVEKPANPPGIPDKPDFALASMGIYVFHTRFLIDALRRDADDPNSSKDFGKDIIPYIVKNGKAVAHRFGQSCVRSDFEHEPYWRDVGTIEAYWQANIDLTAIVPELDIYDKSWPIWTYAEISPPAKFVHDDEDRRGSATSSVVAGDCIISGATLHKSLLFTGVRANSYSKLDGAVVLPSVKVGRRAQLKNVVIDHGVVIPEGLVVGEDPELDAKRFRRTESGICLITQPMIDKLDL, via the coding sequence ATGGTAGAAAAGCGCATTCAGCCACTTGCCCGCGACGCAATGGCCTATGTTCTGGCCGGCGGCAGGGGAAGCCGCCTCAAGGAACTCACCGACCGGCGCGCCAAGCCGGCGGTCTATTTCGGCGGCAAATCACGCATCATCGACTTTGCACTGTCGAACGCGCTGAATTCCGGCATCCGCCGCATCGGCGTGGCGACGCAGTACAAGGCCCACTCTCTGATCCGCCATATGCAGCGTGGCTGGAACTTCTTCCGTCCCGAGCGAAACGAGAGCTTCGACATCCTGCCGGCCAGCCAGCGCGTTTCGGAAACACAATGGTACGAAGGCACTGCCGACGCCGTCTATCAGAACATCGACATCATCGAGGATTACGGCGTCGAATACATGGTCATCCTTGCAGGCGATCACGTCTACAAGATGGATTACGAGTGGATGCTGCAGCAGCACGTCGATTCGGGCGCCGATGTCACCATCGGCTGCCTGGAAGTGCCGCGGATGGATGCCGTCGGCTTCGGCGTTATGCACGTGGACAAGAGCGACCGGATCATCGATTTCGTCGAAAAGCCTGCCAATCCGCCAGGCATTCCGGACAAACCTGATTTTGCGCTTGCGTCCATGGGGATCTATGTCTTCCACACCAGGTTCCTGATCGACGCATTGCGCCGCGACGCCGACGATCCGAATTCCAGCAAGGATTTCGGCAAGGATATCATCCCCTATATCGTGAAGAACGGAAAGGCGGTCGCTCACCGCTTCGGCCAGTCCTGCGTGCGCTCGGATTTCGAACACGAACCCTATTGGCGCGACGTCGGAACGATCGAGGCATACTGGCAGGCGAATATCGATCTGACGGCGATCGTTCCCGAACTCGATATATATGACAAATCCTGGCCGATCTGGACCTATGCGGAAATTTCGCCACCTGCAAAATTCGTCCATGACGACGAAGACCGCCGCGGCTCGGCTACCTCCTCGGTCGTCGCCGGCGATTGCATCATCTCCGGCGCCACGCTTCACAAAAGCCTGCTTTTCACCGGTGTTCGCGCCAACTCCTATTCCAAATTGGACGGCGCCGTCGTCCTGCCGAGCGTGAAGGTCGGCCGGCGCGCGCAGTTGAAAAACGTCGTGATCGATCATGGCGTCGTCATTCCGGAGGGCCTCGTCGTCGGCGAGGATCCGGAACTCGATGCCAAACGGTTCCGGCGGACAGAAAGCGGTATTTGCCTGATTACGCAACCGATGATCGATAAGTTGGATCTTTAG
- a CDS encoding transglutaminase family protein, whose product MTAVLYDLTLHMGYTYDTPASGARHIIRLMPLSLPDRQRLVAGSITVSPSPDEQSHFTDFFLHPATSFLLRSPHETLDIRMQARVQVDSRSIAADFSPDLDRLPKEVAGVWSLEPDAPHHFLASSPRLTETRAISDYARGCALPGLTVLQIATALCTRINKDFTYDTEATTVDSTALDSFTLKRGVCQDFVHVMILALRSLGIPAGYVSGFLRTIPPPGKERLEGADAMHAWVRVWCGETLGWVELDPTNDMPAGTDHIVVAYGRDYSDVAPVIGVLKSYGGHRAVQAVDVIPIK is encoded by the coding sequence GTGACCGCCGTGCTCTACGACCTCACCCTGCACATGGGATACACCTACGACACGCCGGCTTCCGGCGCGCGTCACATCATTCGCCTGATGCCGCTTTCGCTGCCCGACCGGCAGCGGCTGGTCGCAGGCTCGATCACCGTATCCCCCTCGCCGGATGAGCAATCGCATTTCACCGATTTCTTCCTCCATCCGGCAACATCCTTCCTGCTGCGGTCGCCGCACGAGACGTTGGATATCCGCATGCAGGCCCGCGTGCAGGTCGACAGCCGTTCGATCGCCGCCGATTTCTCGCCGGATCTCGACCGCCTGCCCAAGGAGGTCGCCGGCGTCTGGTCGCTGGAGCCTGACGCTCCCCATCATTTCCTCGCCAGCAGCCCTCGTCTCACGGAAACCCGCGCCATTTCGGACTATGCCAGGGGTTGCGCTCTGCCGGGCCTTACGGTCCTGCAGATCGCCACTGCCTTGTGCACTCGCATCAACAAGGATTTCACCTACGATACGGAAGCGACGACGGTAGATTCAACGGCTCTCGACTCTTTCACCCTGAAACGCGGCGTCTGCCAGGACTTCGTCCATGTCATGATCCTGGCATTGCGCAGCCTCGGCATCCCGGCAGGCTATGTCTCCGGCTTCCTGCGGACCATCCCGCCGCCCGGCAAGGAACGGCTCGAAGGCGCTGACGCCATGCATGCCTGGGTTCGTGTCTGGTGCGGTGAAACACTCGGCTGGGTCGAACTCGACCCGACCAACGACATGCCCGCCGGCACCGACCACATTGTCGTCGCCTATGGCCGCGACTATTCCGACGTCGCCCCCGTCATTGGCGTCCTGAAGAGCTACGGCGGCCATCGCGCCGTGCAGGCCGTCGACGTCATTCCCATCAAGTGA
- the glgB gene encoding 1,4-alpha-glucan branching protein GlgB has product MKTPKAALEVKRPWEITADEISAILTGSHANPFAVLGVHEAGDSYAARCFIPGAEDVTALTLDGSVIGELKQLHPDGFFAGPVALAKRQPVRYRARRDDAEWAVTDPYSFGPVLGPMDDYYAREGSHLRLFDKMGAHWIKHEGAQGIHFAVWAPNAQRVSVVGDFNNWDGRRHVMRFRASAGIWEIFAPDVPTGVPYKFEIRGHDGVLLPLKADPFARRSELRPKTASIVAPELLQEWQDEDHLKHWSETDKRRQPISIYEVHAGSWQRHQDGSFLSFDELASSLIPYCVDMGFTHIEFLPITEHPYDPSWGYQTTGLYAPSARFGEPEGFARFVNGCHKAGIGVILDWVPAHFPTDEHGLGWFDGTALYEHEDPRKGFHPDWSTAIYNFGRTEVQSYLVNNALYWAEKFHLDGLRVDAVASMLYLDYSRNHGEWIPNEYGGNENLEAVRFLQDMNTRIYAEHPGVMTIAEESTSWPKVSQPVHEGGLGFGFKWNMGFMHDTLSYMKRDPIYRKHHHNELTFGLLYAYSENFVLPLSHDEVVHGKGSLIAKMPGDDWQKFANLRAYYAFMWGYPGKKLLFMGQEFAQWSEWSEATSLDWNLLQYRMHEGMRRLVRDLNFTYRSKPALHARDCEGDGFEWLIADDHENSVFAWLRKAPDHKPIAVITNFTPAYRENYSIRLPFEGRWREILNTDADIYGGSGKGNGGRVQAVNAGGSIIASITLPPLATIMLEPET; this is encoded by the coding sequence ATGAAAACGCCGAAAGCCGCCCTTGAAGTAAAGCGTCCCTGGGAGATTACGGCAGACGAAATATCGGCAATCCTTACCGGCTCGCACGCCAACCCATTTGCCGTCCTCGGCGTGCATGAGGCAGGCGACAGCTATGCTGCCCGCTGCTTCATTCCCGGCGCCGAAGACGTCACCGCCTTGACGCTCGACGGCAGCGTCATTGGCGAACTGAAGCAGCTCCATCCGGATGGCTTTTTCGCTGGCCCAGTGGCGCTGGCGAAACGGCAGCCGGTGCGCTACCGGGCCCGGCGCGACGATGCGGAATGGGCCGTCACCGACCCTTACAGCTTCGGCCCCGTGCTCGGCCCGATGGACGATTATTACGCGCGTGAAGGCTCGCATCTGCGCCTCTTCGACAAGATGGGAGCGCACTGGATCAAGCATGAAGGCGCACAGGGAATCCATTTTGCCGTCTGGGCTCCGAATGCCCAGCGCGTTTCCGTCGTCGGCGATTTCAACAATTGGGACGGCCGCCGGCACGTGATGCGTTTCCGCGCCAGCGCCGGGATATGGGAAATCTTTGCGCCGGATGTCCCGACGGGCGTCCCTTACAAGTTCGAGATCCGCGGCCATGACGGCGTTCTCCTGCCGCTGAAAGCCGATCCCTTTGCCCGGCGCAGCGAGTTGCGGCCGAAGACCGCCTCCATCGTGGCGCCTGAGCTTCTGCAGGAATGGCAGGACGAAGATCACCTCAAACACTGGAGCGAAACCGACAAGCGTCGCCAGCCGATCTCGATCTATGAGGTGCATGCCGGGTCATGGCAGCGCCACCAGGATGGCTCCTTCCTCTCCTTCGACGAGCTTGCTTCCAGCCTCATCCCCTACTGCGTCGACATGGGCTTCACCCATATCGAATTCCTTCCGATCACCGAACATCCCTACGATCCGTCATGGGGCTACCAGACCACCGGGCTTTACGCGCCGAGCGCCCGCTTCGGCGAACCTGAGGGTTTTGCCCGTTTCGTCAACGGCTGCCACAAGGCCGGCATCGGTGTCATACTCGATTGGGTGCCGGCTCACTTTCCCACCGACGAACATGGCCTCGGCTGGTTCGACGGCACGGCTCTTTACGAGCATGAGGATCCGCGCAAGGGTTTCCACCCGGACTGGAGTACGGCGATCTACAATTTCGGCCGTACCGAAGTTCAGTCCTATCTCGTCAACAACGCGCTCTACTGGGCCGAGAAATTCCATCTGGACGGCCTGCGTGTCGATGCCGTCGCCTCGATGCTCTATCTCGATTACTCACGCAACCATGGCGAATGGATTCCGAACGAATACGGCGGCAACGAAAACCTCGAGGCTGTCCGCTTCCTCCAGGACATGAACACCCGCATCTACGCCGAGCACCCGGGCGTCATGACCATTGCCGAGGAATCGACCTCCTGGCCGAAGGTCTCGCAGCCGGTACATGAAGGCGGCCTCGGCTTCGGCTTCAAGTGGAACATGGGCTTCATGCACGACACGCTGAGCTACATGAAGCGTGATCCGATATATCGCAAACATCACCACAACGAACTGACTTTCGGCCTGCTCTACGCCTATTCGGAAAACTTTGTTCTGCCGCTCTCCCATGACGAGGTGGTGCACGGCAAAGGTTCGCTGATTGCAAAGATGCCTGGCGACGACTGGCAGAAATTTGCAAACCTGCGCGCCTATTATGCCTTCATGTGGGGCTACCCCGGCAAGAAACTGCTCTTCATGGGCCAGGAATTTGCGCAATGGAGCGAATGGAGCGAGGCAACCTCGCTCGACTGGAACCTGCTGCAATACCGCATGCACGAAGGCATGCGCCGCCTCGTGCGCGACCTCAACTTCACCTACCGCTCCAAACCGGCGCTTCACGCGCGCGATTGCGAAGGCGACGGTTTCGAATGGCTGATTGCCGACGATCACGAAAACTCCGTCTTTGCATGGCTGCGCAAGGCACCGGATCACAAGCCGATCGCCGTCATCACCAATTTCACGCCGGCTTACCGAGAAAACTATTCCATCCGCCTGCCGTTCGAGGGACGCTGGCGGGAAATCCTCAATACTGATGCCGATATCTACGGCGGCAGCGGCAAGGGAAATGGCGGGCGCGTGCAGGCCGTCAATGCCGGCGGCAGCATCATTGCGTCGATCACCTTGCCGCCGCTGGCGACGATCATGCTTGAACCTGAGACTTAA
- a CDS encoding pilus assembly protein translates to MSPISFLGAKLARLVRDCSGNFAMMTAILMPIAIGAAGLAVDVSNMMLSQRQLQEASDSAALAAASALVAEKVDVDGAKELAKNFVIGQMSNYIDDADTIAALRDAMSVVVTETASSSGGKSFKVEVKSAYNANNTALMRVMGKEATRIGALSKTESSTENTVTKSSLSMYLVLDRSGSMAEDTTASYTRTESYNCGTKKNPKTCDRTVTDYYTKIEALKLAVSSLLTQLNTADPNLQYVRTGSVSYNDQMQSALNLAWGTSAVSTYVNVLTATGGTDSSDAFKAAYNKLVDPAENAAHLNKNGLTPDKYIVFMTDGNNNYTSADTETKTWCNLARENNITVYTVAFMAPDRGKALLSYCATSSSTYFEAENMASLVAAFKIIGSSAAKQSIRLTQ, encoded by the coding sequence ATGTCTCCCATATCTTTTCTGGGCGCCAAACTTGCGCGCCTCGTGCGTGATTGTTCGGGCAATTTCGCCATGATGACGGCAATTTTGATGCCAATCGCCATCGGCGCTGCCGGGCTCGCCGTCGACGTATCCAACATGATGCTTTCGCAACGTCAGTTGCAGGAAGCATCCGATTCGGCCGCTCTGGCCGCAGCCTCCGCGCTCGTCGCCGAAAAGGTCGACGTGGATGGCGCCAAGGAGCTCGCCAAGAACTTTGTCATCGGCCAGATGTCAAATTACATTGACGATGCCGACACGATCGCAGCCCTTAGGGATGCAATGTCTGTTGTTGTCACCGAAACCGCATCCAGTTCGGGCGGCAAGTCCTTCAAGGTCGAGGTCAAGAGTGCCTACAACGCGAACAACACAGCGCTGATGCGCGTCATGGGCAAGGAAGCGACGCGGATCGGAGCTTTGTCCAAGACGGAGAGCAGCACCGAAAATACCGTCACAAAGAGTTCGCTTTCGATGTATCTCGTGCTCGACCGTTCGGGATCGATGGCCGAAGATACTACGGCTTCGTATACGCGCACGGAAAGCTACAACTGCGGCACGAAGAAGAACCCGAAGACCTGCGACCGAACGGTCACGGACTACTACACCAAGATCGAGGCATTGAAGCTGGCCGTTTCGAGCCTTCTGACCCAGCTGAATACCGCAGATCCTAATCTGCAATACGTCCGCACCGGCAGCGTGTCTTACAATGACCAGATGCAGTCGGCGTTGAATCTTGCCTGGGGAACGTCCGCCGTGTCGACCTACGTCAACGTTTTGACGGCGACAGGCGGTACAGATTCAAGCGATGCCTTCAAGGCGGCATACAACAAGCTTGTCGACCCGGCCGAGAATGCAGCGCATTTGAACAAGAACGGCCTGACGCCCGACAAATACATTGTGTTCATGACGGACGGCAACAACAACTACACTTCAGCCGATACCGAAACAAAGACGTGGTGCAACCTGGCGCGCGAAAATAACATCACGGTCTATACGGTTGCGTTCATGGCTCCCGATCGCGGCAAGGCGCTTTTAAGCTACTGCGCGACGAGCTCGTCGACCTATTTCGAAGCCGAGAACATGGCCTCGCTCGTCGCAGCCTTCAAGATAATCGGATCGTCGGCCGCCAAACAGAGCATTCGCCTCACCCAATGA
- a CDS encoding glycogen/starch/alpha-glucan phosphorylase, with translation MNPVSKPTIPSPAPRSSRPEILAEEIIERLTYRIGKDAKVAKPHDWLTATILVVRDRIIDKWMESTRKVYATGDKRVYYLSLEFLIGRLMRDAVTNMGLMEQVRDALASLGVDVNVIAGLEPDAALGNGGLGRLAACFMESMATVEVPAYGYGIRYVHGLFRQQLADGWQVELPESWLAHGNPWEFERRESAYEIGYGGTVDVANDAEGKPRYVWKPAERVIAAAFDTPVVGWRGKRVNTLRLWSAQPIDPILLDAFNAGDHIGALRESNKAESLTRVLYPADATPAGQELRLRQEFFFSSASLQDILRRHLQQYDDFSSLPDKVAIQLNDTHPAVSVAELTRLLCDVHGMDFEQAFDIVRRTISYTNHTLLPEALETWPIPLFERLLPRHMQLIYAINAKILLEARREKNFSDTEIRAISLIDESGDRRVRMGNLAFVGSHSINGVSALHTELMKVTVFADLHKLYPNRINNKTNGITPRRWLQQCNPGLTSLIREAIGEEFMDDAEKLKPLEKFATDPGFQEKFGSVKRANKVALSNLVASRMGVKLDPSAMFDIQIKRIHEYKRQLLNVIEAVALYDQIRSHPELDWVPRVKLFAGKAAPSYHNAKLIIKLINDVARTINNDPAVRGLLKVVFVPNYNVSLAEVMVPAADLSEQISTAGMEASGTGNMKFALNGALTIGTLDGANVEMRDNVGADNIVIFGLRADEVADARTDGHNPRSIIESSRELSQALASIAGGVFSPDDRNRYAQLIDGIYSHDWFMVAADFDAYAAAQRDVDQIWNKPASWYAKTINNTARMGWFSSDRTIRQYADEIWRAG, from the coding sequence ATGAACCCCGTTTCCAAGCCGACCATCCCCTCTCCCGCCCCGCGCAGTTCCAGGCCGGAAATTCTAGCCGAAGAAATCATCGAACGCCTGACTTACCGCATCGGCAAGGATGCAAAAGTTGCCAAGCCACATGATTGGCTGACGGCGACTATCCTCGTCGTTCGCGACCGCATCATCGACAAATGGATGGAATCGACGCGCAAGGTCTACGCGACCGGCGACAAGCGCGTCTACTACCTGTCGCTCGAGTTCCTGATCGGCCGCCTGATGCGCGATGCCGTCACCAACATGGGCCTGATGGAGCAGGTGCGCGATGCGCTCGCCTCCCTCGGCGTCGATGTCAACGTGATCGCCGGCCTCGAGCCGGATGCTGCTCTCGGCAACGGCGGCCTCGGGCGCCTGGCGGCCTGCTTCATGGAAAGCATGGCAACGGTCGAGGTGCCGGCCTATGGCTACGGCATCCGTTATGTCCACGGCCTCTTCCGTCAGCAGCTTGCCGACGGCTGGCAGGTGGAATTGCCGGAAAGCTGGCTGGCGCATGGCAACCCGTGGGAATTCGAACGCCGCGAAAGCGCCTATGAAATCGGTTACGGCGGCACCGTCGACGTCGCCAACGACGCCGAAGGCAAGCCGCGTTACGTCTGGAAGCCGGCAGAGCGCGTCATCGCCGCTGCCTTCGACACGCCGGTGGTCGGTTGGCGCGGCAAGCGCGTCAACACGCTGCGTCTCTGGTCGGCCCAGCCGATCGACCCGATCCTGCTCGACGCCTTCAATGCCGGCGACCATATCGGTGCCTTGCGCGAAAGCAACAAGGCGGAAAGCCTGACGCGCGTGCTCTATCCGGCAGACGCGACGCCGGCCGGACAGGAGCTGCGCCTTCGCCAGGAATTCTTCTTCTCCTCCGCCTCGCTTCAGGACATCCTGCGCCGCCACCTGCAGCAGTACGACGATTTCTCCTCGCTGCCGGACAAGGTGGCGATCCAGCTGAATGACACGCACCCCGCCGTTTCGGTTGCCGAGCTGACACGCCTGCTCTGTGACGTTCACGGCATGGATTTCGAACAGGCCTTCGATATCGTCCGCCGCACGATTTCCTATACCAACCATACGCTTCTGCCGGAAGCTCTCGAAACCTGGCCGATCCCGCTCTTCGAACGGTTGCTGCCGCGTCACATGCAGCTGATCTACGCCATCAATGCCAAGATCCTGCTTGAGGCGCGCAGGGAGAAGAACTTCTCCGACACCGAAATCCGGGCGATCTCGCTGATCGACGAGAGCGGCGACCGCCGGGTGCGGATGGGCAATCTCGCCTTCGTCGGCTCGCATTCGATCAACGGCGTTTCCGCCCTGCACACCGAACTCATGAAGGTGACGGTCTTTGCGGACCTACACAAGCTCTATCCGAACCGCATCAACAACAAGACGAACGGCATCACACCACGCCGCTGGCTTCAGCAATGCAACCCCGGCCTCACCAGCCTGATCCGCGAGGCGATCGGCGAAGAGTTCATGGACGACGCCGAAAAGCTCAAGCCGCTCGAAAAATTCGCAACCGATCCGGGCTTTCAGGAAAAGTTCGGCTCCGTCAAGCGCGCAAACAAGGTAGCGCTTTCCAATCTTGTCGCCAGCCGCATGGGCGTGAAGCTTGATCCTTCCGCGATGTTTGACATTCAGATCAAGCGCATCCACGAGTACAAGCGCCAATTGCTCAACGTTATCGAGGCGGTCGCTCTCTACGACCAGATCCGCTCGCATCCCGAACTCGACTGGGTGCCGCGTGTGAAGCTTTTTGCCGGCAAGGCGGCGCCCAGCTATCACAATGCCAAGCTCATCATCAAGCTCATCAACGACGTCGCCCGCACGATCAACAACGACCCGGCCGTCCGCGGCCTGCTGAAAGTGGTCTTCGTGCCCAATTACAACGTCTCGCTTGCCGAGGTCATGGTGCCGGCCGCCGACCTCTCCGAGCAGATTTCGACGGCCGGCATGGAAGCCTCCGGAACCGGCAACATGAAGTTCGCTTTGAATGGAGCGCTCACGATCGGCACCTTGGACGGGGCGAATGTCGAAATGCGCGACAATGTCGGCGCCGACAATATCGTCATCTTTGGCCTGCGCGCCGATGAAGTCGCCGATGCCCGCACCGACGGACACAACCCGCGCTCCATCATCGAAAGCTCGCGCGAACTGTCGCAGGCACTGGCTTCGATTGCCGGCGGCGTCTTCTCGCCCGATGACCGAAATCGCTACGCCCAGCTGATCGATGGCATTTATTCGCACGACTGGTTCATGGTCGCCGCCGATTTCGACGCCTATGCAGCCGCCCAGCGGGACGTGGACCAGATCTGGAACAAGCCCGCCTCCTGGTATGCAAAGACCATCAACAATACCGCGCGAATGGGCTGGTTCTCCTCCGACCGCACGATCCGGCAGTATGCCGATGAAATCTGGAGAGCCGGATGA